A genome region from Bombus terrestris chromosome 10, iyBomTerr1.2, whole genome shotgun sequence includes the following:
- the LOC100650448 gene encoding FUN14 domain-containing protein 1 isoform X3, with product MSKVYKKKIKSGATKLFKRVKMSLPVTKKSKDDANKGECSLDISKETKSIIDKILGDVSKKSATKQIIIGTTSGWLTGFVTMKVGKIAACAVGGGIIILQIAAHQGYIKINWDKIQKKAEKLSDKVEEKVTGEGPRLMDKVGTWCRYNSLVATSFIGGFIIGLAS from the exons ATGTCCAAAGTGTACAAGAAAAAAATCAAGTCAGGAgcaacaaaattatttaaacg tGTGAAGATGAGTCTTCCAGTAACAAAGAAAAGTAAAGATGATGCGAACAAAGGAGAATGTAGCTTAGATATttcaaaggaaacaaaaagCATAATAGATAAAATCTTAGGAGACGTGAGCAAAAAGTCTGCCACCAAACAAATCATTATTGGTACAACATCAGGATG GTTGACTGGTTTTGTAACAatgaaagttggaaaaattgctGCATGTGCAGTTGGTGGTGGAATTATAATATTGCAGATTGCAGCACATCAAGgatatatcaaaattaattgGGATAAAATTCAAAAGAAAGCTGAGAAACTATCAGATAAAGTAGAAGAGAAGGTAACAGGTGAAGGGCCAAGACTTATGGACAAG gtaGGAACATGGTGTCGATACAATTCACTTGTGGCAACAAGCTTCATTGGTGGTTTCATTATTGGTTTAGCATCCTAA
- the LOC100650448 gene encoding FUN14 domain-containing protein 2 isoform X2, translated as MSLPVTKKSKDDANKGECSLDISKETKSIIDKILGDVSKKSATKQIIIGTTSGWLTGFVTMKVGKIAACAVGGGIIILQIAAHQGYIKINWDKIQKKAEKLSDKVEEKVTGEGPRLMDKVERYVDRKLDKAEQLLKNGESHTRRWYHSITGDTSFKPTEFHFFLASFVAGLALGFATGN; from the exons ATGAGTCTTCCAGTAACAAAGAAAAGTAAAGATGATGCGAACAAAGGAGAATGTAGCTTAGATATttcaaaggaaacaaaaagCATAATAGATAAAATCTTAGGAGACGTGAGCAAAAAGTCTGCCACCAAACAAATCATTATTGGTACAACATCAGGATG GTTGACTGGTTTTGTAACAatgaaagttggaaaaattgctGCATGTGCAGTTGGTGGTGGAATTATAATATTGCAGATTGCAGCACATCAAGgatatatcaaaattaattgGGATAAAATTCAAAAGAAAGCTGAGAAACTATCAGATAAAGTAGAAGAGAAGGTAACAGGTGAAGGGCCAAGACTTATGGACAAG GTCGAGAGATACGTTGATAGAAAGCTAGACAAAGCTGaacaattattgaaaaatgGTGAATCTCATACGCGCCGTTGGTACCACTCTATAACTGGTGATACCTCCTTTAAACCTACAGAATTTCACTTTTTCCTTGCATCTTTTGTAGCTGGTTTAGCACTTGGTTTTGCAACTGGCAATTAG
- the LOC100650331 gene encoding integrator complex subunit 9, with translation MKLYCLSSEPTKPCLVLSFKGITLMLDCGLNMQSILHFMPMPMVPSTKFNSLPLWLPRDNHQDWQIEGELKECCGRVFVDSTPEFSPPLEKIVDFSEIDAILISNYTCMLALPFITEDTGFKGIIYATEPTLQIGRFFMEELVEFIEQTPKATLAKHWKEMLHVLPSPLADALKPKSWKHIYSISAVNTALSYIQTVGYDQKLDIYGALTVTPISSGYCLGSSNWLISCDHEKVAFVSGSSTLTTHPRPMEQATLKHANMLILTGLTQTPTANPDTMLGELCMTVAITLRTGGCVLIPCYPSGVVYDLFECLSTHLDKSGFSQVPLFFISPVAETSLAYSNILAEWLSTNKQNKVYLPEEPFPHAFLVKNARLKHFTSIYAEGFSSDYRQPCVVFCGHPSLRFGDAVHFVQLWGNNPQHTIIFTEPDFPYLDALAPFQPLAMKAVHCPIDTSLNFTQANKLIRDLKPEHLVIPECYTQPPITAPHRTDLVIEPVGEKPLITFKRGEVIKLPLKRKKGRVFIEPELAGNIIPNEIRPGLSLASVTGELEVKDNVYTIKSIEDRPSGKRKASSSSPAPIKEEVLKERRHEYGNLDPQELLQKLNQEGIQGAKLQHSPTATSIHLQDEDTLIQIGDNSTHIFCNGDQKIRRRLRTIIMQCLKRF, from the exons atgaaactg tattgtTTATCGAGTGAACCAACAAAACCATGTTTGGTTTTAAGTTTCAAAGGAATTACTTTAATGTTAGATTGCGGCTTAAATATGCAATCTATACTACATTTCATGCCAATGCCTATGGTTCCCAGCACCAAATTTAATTCTTTACCTTTGTGGCTTCCACGTGATAATCATCAAGATTGGCAAATAGAAGGG GAACTAAAAGAATGTTGCGGCAGAGTATTTGTAGATTCGACCCCTGAATTTTCCCCACCTTTGGAGAAAATAGTAGACTTTTCAGAAATTGATGCCATTTTGATATCAAATTACACTTGTATGTTGGCTCTGCCATTTATAACAGAGGACACTGGTTTCAAAGGCATTATTTATGCTACAGAACCAACGTTACAAATTGGACGATTTTTTATGGAAGAACTAGTAGAATTCATTGAACAAACTCCAAAAGCTACATTAGCTAAACATTGGAAGGAAATGTTACATGTATTACCTTCTCCATTAGCTGATGCTCTTAAGCCAAAATCTTGGAAACATATATATTCGATATCAGCAGTTAATACTGCTTTATCATATATCCAAACAGTTGGATATGATCAAAAATTG GATATATATGGTGCATTAACAGTCACTCCTATAAGCTCCGGATATTGTTTGGGTAGCAGTAATTGGTTAATTTCATGTGACCATGAAAAGGTTGCATTTGTAAGTGGATCCTCAACATTGACAACACATCCTCGGCCTATGGAACAAGCTACTTTGAAACATGctaatatgttaatattaacTGGTTTAACTCAAACACCTACTGCAAATCCAGATACTATGCTTGGAGAACTGTGTATGACTGTTG CTATAACACTCAGAACTGGGGGATGTGTTTTAATACCATGTTATCCATCTGGAGTTGTATATGATTTATTTGAATGCCTTAGTACTCATTTGGATAAGTCTGGTTTCTCACAAgttcctttattttttatatcaccAGTAGCTGAAACATCTTTAgcatattcaaatattttagctGAATG GTTGTcaacaaataaacaaaataaagttTATCTTCCTGAGGAACCATTTCCACATGCTTTTCTTGTTAAAAATGCCagattaaaacattttacatctATATATGCTGAAGGTTTTAGTTCTGATTATAGACAACCTTGTGTTGTCTTTTGTGGTCATCCCAGTCTTAGATTTGGAGATGCAGTTCATTTTGTTCAGTTATGGGGTAATAATCCACAACATACCATAATTTTCAcag AACCAGATTTTCCATATTTAGATGCTTTGGCACCATTTCAACCATTAGCTATGAAAGCAGTGCATTGTCCAATTGACACATCTCTTAATTTTACTCAAGCTAATAAATTAATTAGGGACTTGAAACCAGAACATTTAGTTATACCTGAGTGTTATACACAACCACCAATAACTGCTCCACATAGAACAGATCTTGTTATAGAACCTGTAGGG gAAAAACCTTTAATCACTTTCAAAAGAGGTGAAGTTATAAAATTGcctttaaaaagaaagaaaggacggGTGTTTATTGAGCCAGAATTAGCTGGAAATATAATTCCTAATGAAATTCGTCCTGGTTTAAGTCTTGCTTCTGTTACTGGTGAATTGGAAGTTAAGGATAACGTATATACAATAAAA AGCATTGAAGATAGACCTAGTGGAAAACGTAAAGCGTCTTCCAGTTCACCTGCACCAATTAAGGAAGAAGTTCTTAAAGAAAGAAGACATGAGTATGGCAATTTGGATCCACAAGAACTCCTACAAAAGCTTAATCAAGAAGGTATTCAAGGAGCCAAGTTACAACATAGTCCAACTGCGACCAGTATTCATTTA CAAGATGAAGATACTTTGATTCAAATAGGGGATAATTCGACACATATATTTTGTAACGGTGATCAAAAGATTAGGAGACGATTAAGGACTATTATTATGCAGTGCCTTAAGAGATTttag
- the LOC100650448 gene encoding FUN14 domain-containing protein 2 isoform X1, whose amino-acid sequence MSKVYKKKIKSGATKLFKRVKMSLPVTKKSKDDANKGECSLDISKETKSIIDKILGDVSKKSATKQIIIGTTSGWLTGFVTMKVGKIAACAVGGGIIILQIAAHQGYIKINWDKIQKKAEKLSDKVEEKVTGEGPRLMDKVERYVDRKLDKAEQLLKNGESHTRRWYHSITGDTSFKPTEFHFFLASFVAGLALGFATGN is encoded by the exons ATGTCCAAAGTGTACAAGAAAAAAATCAAGTCAGGAgcaacaaaattatttaaacg tGTGAAGATGAGTCTTCCAGTAACAAAGAAAAGTAAAGATGATGCGAACAAAGGAGAATGTAGCTTAGATATttcaaaggaaacaaaaagCATAATAGATAAAATCTTAGGAGACGTGAGCAAAAAGTCTGCCACCAAACAAATCATTATTGGTACAACATCAGGATG GTTGACTGGTTTTGTAACAatgaaagttggaaaaattgctGCATGTGCAGTTGGTGGTGGAATTATAATATTGCAGATTGCAGCACATCAAGgatatatcaaaattaattgGGATAAAATTCAAAAGAAAGCTGAGAAACTATCAGATAAAGTAGAAGAGAAGGTAACAGGTGAAGGGCCAAGACTTATGGACAAG GTCGAGAGATACGTTGATAGAAAGCTAGACAAAGCTGaacaattattgaaaaatgGTGAATCTCATACGCGCCGTTGGTACCACTCTATAACTGGTGATACCTCCTTTAAACCTACAGAATTTCACTTTTTCCTTGCATCTTTTGTAGCTGGTTTAGCACTTGGTTTTGCAACTGGCAATTAG
- the LOC100650088 gene encoding metallo-beta-lactamase domain-containing protein 1 — MCEVIVLFNGYSTKLDNEIMKANCSCTLIKASKNIIVDTMTAWDREKIIQALFKHNITPEKIDYVVCTHSHADHIGNNNLFVNAEHIIGTCVHRGELFFNTNFKDGYKICPEVKVIATPGHTPDDVTVLVETTVSGRPTCFAITGDLFEKKEDIADPSIWKELGTIELQKTQSLMRSHVVDLANLIIPGHGPMFAVTDDMRKIIRSQIIL; from the exons atgtgcgaggttattgtattatttaatggTTATTCTACAAAACTTGACAATGAAATAATGAAAGCCAATTGTTCTTGTACATTAATAAAGGCATCGAAGAATATTATCGTTGATACTATGACAGCCTGGGACCgagaaaaaataatacaag cactttttaaacataatattaCACCTGAAAAAATTGATTATGTCGTATGTACTCATAGTCATGCCGATCATATAGGAAATAATAATCTTTTCGTAAATGCGGAACATATAATTGGAACTTGTGTTCACCGTGGTGAACTATTTttcaatacaaattttaaagacG GATATAAAATTTGCCCAGAAGTTAAAGTCATAGCAACCCCTGGACATACACCAGATGATGTTACAGTTTTAGTTGAAACTACAGTTTCTGGGAGACCTACATGTTTTGCTATTACAg gagatttatttgaaaaaaaggaagacaTAGCAGATCCATCGATTTGGAAAGAGTTAGGAACTATAGAATTACAAAAAACTCAATCACTTATGCGATCTCATGTAGTAGATTTGGCAAATCTTATAATACCTGGACATGGGCCCATGTTTGCTGTTACTGATGACATGAGAAAAATTATTAGGAGTCAAATAATTCTATAA